A window of the Flavobacterium sangjuense genome harbors these coding sequences:
- a CDS encoding SPOR domain-containing protein produces the protein MTFLKEIKIAFAIVTLVFISQKSYSQEAKVSVSQDPKFEQLLNEKRKINSSITINDRYKIQIFNGDTENSKKTLLDFKRENKNIDATIVFSTPLYKVWVGNYKTRIEAEKNLNDLKKKYPNAFLIKPNK, from the coding sequence ATGACCTTTTTAAAAGAAATAAAAATCGCTTTTGCCATTGTAACTCTTGTGTTTATATCTCAAAAAAGCTATAGTCAAGAGGCTAAAGTAAGTGTAAGTCAAGATCCAAAGTTTGAGCAGCTCTTGAACGAAAAAAGAAAAATAAACAGTTCTATTACGATAAACGACCGTTATAAAATTCAGATTTTTAACGGTGATACCGAAAATTCTAAAAAAACTTTGCTTGATTTTAAAAGAGAAAACAAGAATATAGATGCGACCATTGTTTTTAGCACGCCATTATATAAAGTTTGGGTCGGGAATTACAAAACCCGAATTGAAGCCGAAAAAAACCTCAACGATTTAAAGAAAAAATATCCGAATGCGTTTTTGATAAAGCCGAATAAATAA
- a CDS encoding c-type cytochrome: MKKVGNHNSISRKIIYSLALMLTFSFTSFSQATPPAEATPAAATATAAPAAAAGGDAVAGKALFNANCAACHALDKKMTGPALRGVTARHAKDWFYPWIANSSAMIKAGDADAVKLFNENNKSVMTAFPQLSKQDVDNILAYTDEPKPEAPKGLVTTDDGGLKPDNAGGISNNVILGALCLVLLMLVIMLFFVNNVLTKVAKANGIEVAAKEERLPIWKAFAKNQFLVLVSSIFLLLASGFFVYGYLMQIGIDQDYAPIQPIHYSHRIHAGSNGIDCKYCHSAARVSKNAGIPSLNVCMNCHKNISEVSDTTATPEHSKAFYDGEIKKLYAAVGWDGAKYTGKTSPVKWVRIHNLPDFAYFNHSQHVTVAGIECQKCHGPVQEYEIQKQFAPLTMGWCIKCHRETDVKMEGNAYYTKIHEELSKRYGVDKLTAAQMGGTECGKCHY; the protein is encoded by the coding sequence ATGAAAAAAGTGGGTAACCATAATTCGATTTCAAGGAAAATAATCTACAGCTTAGCTTTAATGCTAACTTTCTCCTTCACTTCATTTTCACAAGCAACTCCGCCAGCAGAAGCTACACCAGCAGCTGCTACAGCAACGGCAGCACCAGCTGCAGCCGCTGGAGGTGACGCAGTAGCTGGAAAAGCATTGTTTAACGCTAATTGTGCAGCTTGTCACGCTTTAGACAAGAAGATGACCGGTCCGGCACTAAGAGGTGTTACAGCACGTCATGCCAAAGATTGGTTCTATCCTTGGATTGCCAATAGCTCTGCCATGATTAAGGCTGGCGATGCTGATGCTGTTAAATTGTTTAATGAAAACAACAAGTCAGTAATGACTGCGTTTCCTCAATTGTCTAAACAAGATGTTGATAATATCTTAGCGTATACAGATGAGCCAAAACCGGAAGCGCCAAAAGGACTAGTTACCACTGATGATGGCGGCTTAAAACCAGATAACGCTGGAGGAATTTCAAACAACGTTATCCTTGGAGCTTTATGCTTAGTGTTATTGATGTTGGTTATTATGTTGTTCTTTGTAAACAATGTGTTGACCAAAGTAGCTAAAGCAAACGGTATTGAAGTTGCTGCAAAAGAAGAAAGATTGCCAATCTGGAAAGCATTTGCTAAAAACCAATTTTTGGTTTTAGTTTCTTCTATATTCTTATTATTAGCGAGTGGATTCTTTGTGTATGGTTACTTAATGCAAATTGGTATTGATCAGGATTACGCTCCAATTCAGCCAATCCATTACTCTCACAGAATTCACGCCGGAAGCAACGGTATCGATTGTAAATATTGCCACTCGGCAGCACGTGTTAGTAAAAATGCAGGTATTCCTTCTTTGAATGTTTGTATGAACTGCCACAAAAATATTTCTGAAGTATCGGATACAACTGCTACTCCTGAGCATTCAAAAGCATTCTACGACGGAGAAATCAAAAAATTATACGCAGCTGTTGGTTGGGATGGTGCAAAATATACCGGAAAAACCAGTCCTGTGAAATGGGTTAGAATTCACAACTTACCTGACTTTGCTTATTTCAATCACTCACAACACGTAACGGTTGCTGGTATTGAATGTCAAAAATGTCACGGTCCGGTTCAAGAGTATGAAATCCAAAAACAATTTGCTCCATTGACTATGGGTTGGTGTATTAAATGTCACCGCGAGACAGATGTGAAAATGGAAGGAAATGCTTATTACACTAAAATTCACGAAGAACTTTCTAAACGATATGGAGTAGACAAATTGACT